The Prevotella herbatica genome contains the following window.
ACAGAAAATGATCAGGTACCATTGTTGCTAACATAACGTAAGCAAACGAAAATGTGAACATCGTAAAAAGTAAAGAATCAATTTTTTTCAGTTCTATCACTTCACGAAATATCCTATAAAGGAATATAAAGGAATAGCATGCAAAAAACACATAAATTGCAGCAATAACAAACTGTACATAATTATGTCCCGTCAACAACATCAATCCATGATTTATCTGATAAGGAATATACATGAAGAAAGCCAAAAATGGATGACGGAATATATTATAGGAAGTTGTCCATTTTGAAACAGCTTCATAAGTAAGCGGATCGAATCCTGATATATTAAATATTTTCAGAAAAAGCCTACGATAATTATCACTTAAAAGAGAAAATTTATCATAGTACTTTATTATAACTAATGCGTTGAGAACAAGAGTATATAGAAGGATTACTAAAGCCAAGCCACGTTCTTCTTTTTTTATTTTGAAGATATTTATCATATAAAATATTTTTTTGCAAATTTAATCAAAATATATGAAATACAAAGCCCTCATCAATTCAAAATGTCTTTTTACTTCTTTTTGTGAGGAAATAACGCACCAAGATAAAATTAACTGGTACGCATACGCAAAACATAGGGATAGGCGCATAAGCTTTAGGAACACCTATATATATAAACAGAAGCAACATTACTGTCTGCAATAGATAGTTTACGACATGACTCAAAGCAAATCCAATTCCACGTTTAGCATTAGCCTTTACCTTAAAAGTATAATGCGTACTAGCAAAGAAATTGAATATAAAACTTATTATATATCCAACAGTATTTGCTATTCCTGGAGACATAAATAAAAGCATAATAAGATACACGCCGTATTGTAACAATGCGGCAATAACACCGACGATTCCAAATCTCAGAATCTCGCCTATCCTTTCACGCTTATCAGTGTCTAAACGGTTTGAAATGTGTTTCATCTGCATAATCAAGCATTTCCTTATCGCCACGGCTATCGCCATAAGCTATTATATAATAATGTGAACGGGGCTCAGTCAATACCTGTTTTATTCGTCTCACTTTTTCAATGCCATAGCAATTGGGGCTAATGAAACGTCCAGTAAGGATTCCATCTATCACCTCAATCTGGGTACCCAACACCTTAGCGAACTTAAAAAATGGCTGTACCCAATTATCGATGCTTGCACTTACTACATATACTTTTATGCCTTGAGTCATAGCAGTTTCCATCTCTTTCACAGCCTCTGGGCGAAGAAGATAACGACAATCTATAGCAAACTTACGACATTGCGAATTGAAAGATTCTAATTTCATCCCTGCGAAAAAATAGCTGAACACATGCTGCTTGACCTTCCAATTTGGATATAGACCAAATTTCATAAATACTAATAAAGGACTATAAAGTAAGAAGCCTAATAGGAACCTGACCTTCCCGCATGAATAAAGTATAAATTCAAGCAACGTATCCTTGGTAGTTAACGTACCGTCGAAATCAAAAAACAAGATTTTTTCTTTCATCGCTTAAATACATATATAATTATCATGAAAGAAACCAACCAAGCAAAGACAACCAATTGAGTAAAATGATCTTTCAATATAATCTTTGTAGGATCACCGCTTTCCTCATCTACTACGGCCAATTGAATATAGCGCAGCAACCCTAGAAGAACAAACACACTTGTAAGATAAAGATAATCTGTATGGAAATTTTCAATAACATCAGGACTTACAGTGTACATAATATAGCATACTAATGTAACCGAAGCCGTTATCGTGATAGCCTGATTGATAAATGTAAGATTGTATCTTATAGTATTGTGACGTGGTGCTTCACCAGTCTCCTCCATTCTCAAAACATCATCACGTCGCTTTGCAAAACTCATAAACAAAGTTATCAGGAATGTCATTAGGACAATCCATTTGCTGAGTACTATGTCTGAAGCAAAGCCGCCAGCAAACAGGCGTAATACGAAACCGAAAGCCACAATACAGACATCAACAATTGCATATCGCTTTAATCTGACACAATAGGCCAGATTCAGTAACCAATAGAAAAGGATAACTCCACCTGTCTCTAAATTATTTTCAGGCAAAAAGACGATACATCCCATAGAAAGCAGAATCATCAAGACCATAAGAATGTA
Protein-coding sequences here:
- a CDS encoding GtrA family protein — translated: MKHISNRLDTDKRERIGEILRFGIVGVIAALLQYGVYLIMLLFMSPGIANTVGYIISFIFNFFASTHYTFKVKANAKRGIGFALSHVVNYLLQTVMLLLFIYIGVPKAYAPIPMFCVCVPVNFILVRYFLTKRSKKTF
- a CDS encoding HAD family hydrolase; translation: MKEKILFFDFDGTLTTKDTLLEFILYSCGKVRFLLGFLLYSPLLVFMKFGLYPNWKVKQHVFSYFFAGMKLESFNSQCRKFAIDCRYLLRPEAVKEMETAMTQGIKVYVVSASIDNWVQPFFKFAKVLGTQIEVIDGILTGRFISPNCYGIEKVRRIKQVLTEPRSHYYIIAYGDSRGDKEMLDYADETHFKPFRH
- a CDS encoding decaprenyl-phosphate phosphoribosyltransferase; translation: MDIKAYLKLIRPKQWIKNFFVMVPLFFGGELFNLKSLIAGAIAFLAYSFAASSIYCYNDIHDVDDDRRHPAKCHRPVASGSVSILRAYILMVLMILLSMGCIVFLPENNLETGGVILFYWLLNLAYCVRLKRYAIVDVCIVAFGFVLRLFAGGFASDIVLSKWIVLMTFLITLFMSFAKRRDDVLRMEETGEAPRHNTIRYNLTFINQAITITASVTLVCYIMYTVSPDVIENFHTDYLYLTSVFVLLGLLRYIQLAVVDEESGDPTKIILKDHFTQLVVFAWLVSFMIIIYVFKR